One genomic segment of Candidatus Nitrosocosmicus arcticus includes these proteins:
- a CDS encoding TIGR03618 family F420-dependent PPOX class oxidoreductase, translating to MNFLNLGTMTAKVSTATLDGIPHVAPVWFVIDYDPLSNNNNDLTVIFTTFHNSVKARHLISNPRVCLCVDDQKPPFSFTIISGIAEIDQEPKYDELFSLTSRLAERYMGKENAEKYGKRNAVKGECIIKIKPTKIIAQKDVSD from the coding sequence ATGAACTTTTTAAATCTTGGCACAATGACCGCAAAAGTTTCTACAGCAACTTTAGATGGTATTCCTCACGTTGCACCAGTTTGGTTTGTTATTGATTATGATCCTCTTAGCAACAATAATAATGACTTAACAGTTATTTTTACAACATTTCATAATTCAGTGAAGGCAAGGCATTTGATTTCAAATCCTAGAGTATGTCTCTGTGTAGATGATCAAAAACCTCCTTTTTCTTTTACCATAATCAGTGGAATCGCAGAAATAGATCAAGAACCTAAATATGACGAACTTTTTAGTCTGACCAGCCGCTTGGCTGAACGATACATGGGAAAAGAGAATGCTGAAAAATACGGTAAGAGAAACGCCGTAAAAGGGGAATGTATTATAAAAATAAAACCCACTAAAATAATTGCCCAGAAGGATGTTTCCGACTAG